A portion of the Thunnus albacares chromosome 23, fThuAlb1.1, whole genome shotgun sequence genome contains these proteins:
- the LOC122975166 gene encoding ecto-ADP-ribosyltransferase 5-like, whose product MSHFFICVCSRCTAVFLTAEMAVPCTIIMAGVGVIASILPIYYLSGSSPPPPDPIPLNMVPEAVDDKYEGCTEEMEKKVKSTYFKKENVGTLKMVWEKCSKIKHPEDEALTINHMLAICVYTSDDIYAEFNQAVRTGKSIYGSTFPFHSLHYWLTTAIQILHRNQKKQDCQTAYRKTNKEFTGKVNDIIRFGMFASSSKRTNLTDFGDKTCFKIETCSGAYLKHYSLYPDQEEVLIPPYEKFKITKIIKGRGKFPDLEDCEKVFVLVSTRDQSNLNCKAAH is encoded by the exons ATGTCACActtctttatttgtgtatgttcaCGTTGTACAGCTGTTTTCCTGACTGCAGAGATGGCAGTGCCCTGCACAATCATCATGGCTGGTGTAGGAGTTATAGCCTCTATCCTACCCATCTATTATTTG AGCGGTTCTTCCCCACCTCCACCGGATCCAATTCCACTGAACATGGTTCCTGAAGCTGTTGATGACAAGTATGAAGGCTGCACCgaggagatggagaagaaaGTTAAAAGCACATATTTCAAGAAAGAGAATGTGGGAACATTGAAAATGGTCTgggaaaaatgttcaaaaattaaaCACCCAGAGGATGAGGCTCTCACCATAAACCACATGCTGGCAATCTGTGTCTATACATCTGACGACATTTATGCAGAATTCAATCAAGCAGTGCGGACCGGTAAGAGCATCTATGGCAGCACCTTCCCATTCCATTCTTTACATTACTGGCTGACTACTGCCATACAAATCCTGCatagaaaccaaaaaaaacaagactgtcAGACTGCTTATAGAAAAACCAATAAGGAATTCACTGGCAAAGTTAACGACATAATTCGGTTTGGTATGTTTGCCTCCAGCTCTAAAAGAACAAACcttactgactttggtgacaaGACCTGCTTTAAAATTGAGACCTGTTCAGGAGCTTACCTGAAGCATTATTCATTGTATCCAGACCAGGAAGAGGTGCTTATCCCCCCCTATGAAAAATTCAAGATAACCAAGATTATTAAAGGTCGGGGGAAATTTCCAGATCTGGAGGATTGTGAGAAAGTCTTTGTTTTGGTGAGTACAAGAGATCAGAGTAACCTAAACTGTAAAGCTGCGCACTAA
- the LOC122975633 gene encoding LOW QUALITY PROTEIN: ecto-ADP-ribosyltransferase 5-like (The sequence of the model RefSeq protein was modified relative to this genomic sequence to represent the inferred CDS: substituted 2 bases at 2 genomic stop codons) yields the protein MKKQGDVFTNSSSIRLNMAPDAVDDMYDGCTEEMKEKVNSTYFNKENVGTFKDAWENAEECSNKQKDPEDETLTKNHMRAICAYTSDYKKNEXXKNDKKLYEEFNTAVRTSKNTYNSTFQFHSLHFWLTTAIQTLNRNNSCNTAYRRTNVAFTGNVNDIIRFGAFASSSKRKDLTRFGSKTCFKIKTCSGAYLKNYSWFPKEEEVLIPPYETFNITNIIEGRGKFPVLKDCEKVFVLESEQKDVSNLNCASYLNSKATQLMREQSFLFFCFLFLLGPFTVVNINVNI from the exons ATGAAAAAACAGGGTGATGTTTTCACA AACTCCAGCTCTATTCGACTGAATATGGCTCCTGATGCTGTTGATGACATGTATGATGGCTGCACcgaggaaatgaaggaaaaggtCAACAGCACATATTTCAACAAAGAGAATGTGGGAACATTTAAAGATGCCTGGGAAAATGCAGAAGAAtgttcaaacaaacagaaagaccCAGAGGATGAGACTCTCACCAAGAACCACATGCGGGCAATCTGTGCTTATACATCTGACTACAAAAAgaatgaatgataaaaaaatgataaaaaacttTATGAAGAATTCAATACAGCAGTCCGGACCAGTAAGAACACCTACAACAGCACCTTCCAATTCCATTCTTTACATTTCTGGCTGACTACTGCCATACAAACCCTGAATAGAAACAATAGCTGTAACACTGCTTATCGAAGAACCAATGTTGCATTCACTGGCAATGTTAACGACATCATTCGGTTTGGTGCGTTTGCCTCCAGCTCTAAAAGAAAAGACCTTACTCGATTTGGTAGCAAGACCTGCTTTAAAATTAAGACCTGTTCAGGAGCTTACTTGAAGAATTATTCATGGTTTccaaaagaggaagaggtgCTTATCCCCCCCTATGAAACATTCAACATAACCAACATTATTGAAGGTCGGGGTAAATTTCCAGTTCTGAAGGATTGTGAGAAGGTCTTTGTTTTGGAGAGTGAACAAAAAGATGTGAGTAATCTAAACTGCGCAAGTTACCTAAACTCCAAAGCTACACAACTAATGAGAGAgcagagttttctttttttctgttttctgtttttattgggACCATTTACAGTggtaaacataaatgttaacatttga
- the LOC122975165 gene encoding ecto-ADP-ribosyltransferase 5-like isoform X1, producing the protein MAVPCTIIMAATVLTALMPPIYCLEETREPSRDPRRHGENMQTPHRDLPIVNSSSFPLNMAPDAVDDMYCGCTKEMEKKVNSTYFKEENVGTFKDAWENAETCSNNKQKDPEDEALTKNHMRAICAYTSDYKKNPNDKKLYEEFNTAVRTSKNTYNGTFQFHSLHYWLTTAIQILNRNQGCQTTYRRTNVEFTGKVKQIIRFGMFASSSKRTVLYQFGNKTCFKIKTCSGAYLKNYSKIPDEKEVLIPPYETFKITKISKDKKKFPDIEKCKKFFILESEGVQSNLNCKAAR; encoded by the exons ATGGCAGTGCCCTGCACAATCATCATGGCTGCTACAGTACTTACAGCCCTTATGCCACCCATCTATTGTTTG GAGGAAACCAGAGAACCCAGCAGAGACCCACGTAGACACggagagaacatgcaaactccacacagggACCTGCCCATTGTG AACTCCAGCTCATTTCCACTGAACATGGCTCCTGATGCTGTTGATGACATGTACTGTGGCTGCACCaaggagatggagaagaaaGTCAACAGCACATATTTCAAAGAAGAGAATGTGGGAACATTTAAAGATGCCTGGGAAAATGCAGAAACATgttcaaacaacaaacagaaagaccCAGAGGATGAGGCTCTCACCAAGAACCACATGCGGGCAATCTGTGCTTATACATCTGACTACAAAAAGAATCCAAATGATAAAAAACTTTATGAAGAATTCAATACAGCAGTCCGGACCAGTAAGAACACCTACAACGGCACCTTCCAATTCCATTCTTTACATTACTGGCTGACTACTGCCATACAAATCCTGAATAGAAACCAAGGCTGTCAGACTACTTATCGAAGAACCAATGTTGAATTCACTGGCAAAGTTAAGCAAATAATTCGGTTTGGTATGTTTGCATCCAGCTCTAAAAGAACAGTACTTTATCAATTTGGTAACAAGACCTGCTTTAAAATTAAGACCTGTTCAGGAGCTTACCTGAAGAATTATTCGAAGATTCCAGATGAGAAAGAGGTGCTTATCCCCCCCTATGAAACATTCAAGATAACCAAGATTAGTAAAGATAAGAAAAAATTTCCAGATATAGAGAAATGTAAGAAATTCTTTATATTGGAAAGTGAAGGTGTGCAGAGTAACCTAAACTGCAAAGCTGCAAGGTAA
- the LOC122975165 gene encoding ecto-ADP-ribosyltransferase 5-like isoform X2 has protein sequence MRSFFQSQSSSVVSCEGGSESCIKNSSSFPLNMAPDAVDDMYCGCTKEMEKKVNSTYFKEENVGTFKDAWENAETCSNNKQKDPEDEALTKNHMRAICAYTSDYKKNPNDKKLYEEFNTAVRTSKNTYNGTFQFHSLHYWLTTAIQILNRNQGCQTTYRRTNVEFTGKVKQIIRFGMFASSSKRTVLYQFGNKTCFKIKTCSGAYLKNYSKIPDEKEVLIPPYETFKITKISKDKKKFPDIEKCKKFFILESEGVQSNLNCKAAR, from the exons ATGAGAAGCTTTTTTCAGAGTCAGAGCTCCAGCGTTGTTTCCTGTGAGGGAGGAAGTGAAAGCTGCATCAAG AACTCCAGCTCATTTCCACTGAACATGGCTCCTGATGCTGTTGATGACATGTACTGTGGCTGCACCaaggagatggagaagaaaGTCAACAGCACATATTTCAAAGAAGAGAATGTGGGAACATTTAAAGATGCCTGGGAAAATGCAGAAACATgttcaaacaacaaacagaaagaccCAGAGGATGAGGCTCTCACCAAGAACCACATGCGGGCAATCTGTGCTTATACATCTGACTACAAAAAGAATCCAAATGATAAAAAACTTTATGAAGAATTCAATACAGCAGTCCGGACCAGTAAGAACACCTACAACGGCACCTTCCAATTCCATTCTTTACATTACTGGCTGACTACTGCCATACAAATCCTGAATAGAAACCAAGGCTGTCAGACTACTTATCGAAGAACCAATGTTGAATTCACTGGCAAAGTTAAGCAAATAATTCGGTTTGGTATGTTTGCATCCAGCTCTAAAAGAACAGTACTTTATCAATTTGGTAACAAGACCTGCTTTAAAATTAAGACCTGTTCAGGAGCTTACCTGAAGAATTATTCGAAGATTCCAGATGAGAAAGAGGTGCTTATCCCCCCCTATGAAACATTCAAGATAACCAAGATTAGTAAAGATAAGAAAAAATTTCCAGATATAGAGAAATGTAAGAAATTCTTTATATTGGAAAGTGAAGGTGTGCAGAGTAACCTAAACTGCAAAGCTGCAAGGTAA